The following DNA comes from Mycolicibacterium aromaticivorans JS19b1 = JCM 16368.
CGGCAGTCCCGACGTGTAGTGCGGAATCGTCGTGGTCTCGAAGTCGCCACCGTAGGTGGCCGAGGGGAGATCGTCCTCCGGGTCGACCAGCTTGGCCGACGTCGGCCGGGCCGAGGAATCGTCGGGGCGCTGCCAGTGCGGATCGGGGCCTTGACTCGTCACGGGAGTCAGAGTAAGGCCACCCGGGGTGCAAACCGGGGATTTGAGCGGCGCTTCTAGCGGCCAATATTGCCTGGATTTCGCGTCGTGGCCGGGCCGTCGTGGCGAACATCGACGCGATATCCGTAACCTGGCGGGCATGCAGGTACGCCGGTCGGTTCGCGGAGTGCTGGCCGGACTCTGTGCAATGACAGTCGTGGCCGGGTCGTCGGCGGGCTGCGCGAAGTTCAACAACGATATTTCGCAGCCCTTCACCACGGCTCCGCAGCTGGCCCCGGGCCAGCCGTCGACGCCGCCGCCGCCACCGCCGCTGCCGCCCAAGCCCTTCCCCAAGGCCTGCCCCGCGCCCGGAGTCATGCAGGGCTGCCTGGAGAGCACCAGCGGGTTGATCATGGGCCCGGACAGCAAGACCGCACTGGTGGCCGAACGCACCACCGGTGCAGTCAAAGACGTGTCGGTGAGCGCCGAGCCGAAGATCCACACCATCATCCCGGTCGACCCCAGCGGTGACGGTGGGCTGATGGACATCGTGCTGTCCCCCACCTACTCGCAGGACCGGCTGATGTACGCCTACATCACCACGCCCACCGACAACCGGGTGATCCGGGTTGCCGACGGCGACATCCCCAAGGACATCCTGACCGGGATTCCCAAGGGCGCCACCGGCAATAGCGGATCGTTGATCTTCACCAGCCCGACGACGCTCGTCGTGCAGACCGGCGACGCGGGCAACCCGGCGCTGGCCGCGGATCCGAAGTCATTGGCCGGCAAGGTCATCCGCCTCGAACAACCGACCACCGTGCAACCCGCGCCGCCCACCACCGCACTGTCCGGGATGGGTCCGGCCGGTGGCATGTGCATCGATCCCACCGACAAGTCGCTCTACATCACCGATCGCTCCGTGGCCGGTGACCGCCTGCAGCGCATCACGCCGGACGCCAAGACCTCCACGGTGTGGACGTGGCCGGACCGGCCCGGAGTCGCGGGCTGTGCCGCGCTGGACGGCACCGTGCTGGTGAACCTGGTCAACGCCAAGCAGACCGTCGCGGTGCGACTGGCGAAGGGCACCGGGTCGGTGACCGGCGAGCCCGAGGTGGTGCGCCAGGACACGCACGGGCACGCTTGGGCGCTGCAGGTCGCCCCGGACGGAAACATCTGGGGCGCAACGATCAACCGCACCGCCGGTGACGCCGAGAAGCTCGACGACGTGGTCTTCCCGCTCTTCCCGCAGGGCGGCGGCTTCCCTCGCAGCAACGCCGACAACACCTGACACCCAAACCAAACGGACCTCCCGCAGCTGGTCGTTTTTGATCCACATCCGCAGGTGGCGGGCCTGTCAGCGAACCCGGCTCTGGTAGCGTCTACCAAATATCGGGTTCCAGCCAATGGAGGAGTCGTGGGTCGCTCGCGCATGACACCGAACGCGGGGACGAGCCATGCCTACGACGACGGCACGCGCCGTACCGAGATCTTGCAGACCGCGGCCTCGATCATCGCGACGTCCGGCCTGCGCACGTCCTTGCAGGAGATCGCCGACGCGGCAGGCATTCTTCCCGGCAGCCTGTATCACCACTTCGATTCCAAAGAAGCGATCCTCGTCGAGTTGCTGCACCGCTATCACGAGGACCTGGACCGGATCGCCGACGAGGCGCAGAGCCGTCTCAACGATCCCGACTTCCACCCGGCCTTCGACCAGATCGCCGACCTCTGCAAGGCGATCGCGCAGTGCTCGGTCACCCATCGCGCGGCTCTGCAGATGTCGTTCTACGAGGGCCCGAGTTCGAATCACGAGCTGACCGTCCTGGCGGCGCGCCGCCCTACCGCTCTGCTGCAGTCGATGCTGGAAACCCTTCGGGCAGCGCGCTGGAGCGGCTATCTGAGGTCCGATGTGGACCTGGCCGTGCTGGCCGAACGGATCGTGCAGACGATGCTGCAGATCGGACTCGATGTCATCCGCGGCAACGCAAGCTCCGACAAGTCGGCGGCGCTGCTGTGCCGAATCCTCCTCGAGGGCCTGGCCGCCGGCTCACCGACCGACGAACAGCTGGATGCGTCCGCGGCGTTCCTGGCCGCCGACGCGGTCGTCCGGTCCTGGACCGATGGTGCCGACGCCGAGGCGGACGACAAGGCGGCCCACGTACGCGCCATCGCCAGAACCGAATTCGGCAAGAAGGGCTACGAGGTCACGACCGTCCGCGACATCGCGTCGGCGGCCGGCATGGGCACCGGGACGGTGTACCGATTGATCGGGTCCAAGGACCAGCTGCTGGCGGCGATCATGCAGTCGTTCGGCGAGAAGGTCGCCATGGGGTGGTCGGAGGTCTTGGCGTCGGACTCCTCGAGTGTCGAGAAGTTGGATGCCCTGAGCTGGATCAACACCAATGCGATGGACCGCTTCGCCGACGAGTTCCGGATTCAGCTGGCGTGGATGCGGCAGTCTCCTCCGGACACGCCCAATCCCGGATGGCTGTTCACCAAGCGGGTGCGTCAGATGAAAGCCTTGCTCTCCGAAGGCATCACGTCCGGTGAGATCAGCATCGACAGCCCGTCCAACGATCTGCTCGCGCGCTCGGTGATCTGCGTCGGCTGGATTCCCGAGAGCATCCTTCGCCAGGTCGGCACGCGTGCCTCGCTGTTGTGCGTGCGCGACACATCACTTCGCGGCGTCGTCGTCACACGGTCGTAGGTGTCGCTCGCTACCGAGGATCGAAGAGCACCGGCAACGACGTCGGCGACCGGAAGATCTGCCCGCGGATGTGCGGATCATCGCCGTCGGGATCCATCCGCAGGTTGGGCAGTCGGTCCAGCAGAAGGTTGACAGCGGTGCGCATTTCGAGCCGGGCGAGGTGCATGCCGAGGCAGACGTGCACGCCGTAGCCCCAGCCGAGGCTGCTGCGCGGTTCGCGGAAGATGTCGAACCTGTCGGGATCCGGCCAACGATCCTCCTGCCGGTTCGCCGCCCCCAGCATCGGCATCACCGACGCACCCGCCGGAATCGGCACCCCGCCCAGTTCGGTGTCGCGGGTGGCCA
Coding sequences within:
- a CDS encoding PQQ-dependent sugar dehydrogenase; this encodes MQVRRSVRGVLAGLCAMTVVAGSSAGCAKFNNDISQPFTTAPQLAPGQPSTPPPPPPLPPKPFPKACPAPGVMQGCLESTSGLIMGPDSKTALVAERTTGAVKDVSVSAEPKIHTIIPVDPSGDGGLMDIVLSPTYSQDRLMYAYITTPTDNRVIRVADGDIPKDILTGIPKGATGNSGSLIFTSPTTLVVQTGDAGNPALAADPKSLAGKVIRLEQPTTVQPAPPTTALSGMGPAGGMCIDPTDKSLYITDRSVAGDRLQRITPDAKTSTVWTWPDRPGVAGCAALDGTVLVNLVNAKQTVAVRLAKGTGSVTGEPEVVRQDTHGHAWALQVAPDGNIWGATINRTAGDAEKLDDVVFPLFPQGGGFPRSNADNT
- a CDS encoding TetR/AcrR family transcriptional regulator; translation: MGRSRMTPNAGTSHAYDDGTRRTEILQTAASIIATSGLRTSLQEIADAAGILPGSLYHHFDSKEAILVELLHRYHEDLDRIADEAQSRLNDPDFHPAFDQIADLCKAIAQCSVTHRAALQMSFYEGPSSNHELTVLAARRPTALLQSMLETLRAARWSGYLRSDVDLAVLAERIVQTMLQIGLDVIRGNASSDKSAALLCRILLEGLAAGSPTDEQLDASAAFLAADAVVRSWTDGADAEADDKAAHVRAIARTEFGKKGYEVTTVRDIASAAGMGTGTVYRLIGSKDQLLAAIMQSFGEKVAMGWSEVLASDSSSVEKLDALSWINTNAMDRFADEFRIQLAWMRQSPPDTPNPGWLFTKRVRQMKALLSEGITSGEISIDSPSNDLLARSVICVGWIPESILRQVGTRASLLCVRDTSLRGVVVTRS